The genomic DNA AGGCCGTCCTCGAAGCCGTCCCTGGTGACCTTCTTCAGCCAGTGGGCCGGGATGATCTGGTCGGTGTCGACGTTGCTGCGGCGCAGCGGCACGGCGCGCCCGGTGTGGGTGGTGAAGGCTTCCATGGATCAGACCTCCGCGGTGATCAGGTCGGCCGGGGAGGACAGCCGGCCGGTCACGGCGGTGGCCGCGGCGACCTGCGGGGAGACCAGGTGCGTACGGCCGCCCTTGCCCTGCCTGCCCTCGAAGTTGCGGTTGGAGGTGGACGCCGAGCGCTCGCCGGGGGCGAGCTGGTCGGGGTTCATACCCAGGCACATCGAGCAACCGGCGTGCCGCCATTCGGCCCCGGCGGCGGTGAACACCTTGTCGAGCCCTTCCTCGACGGCCTGCAGCGCGACCCGTACGGAACCGGGCACGACCAGCATCCGTACGCCGTCGGCGACCTGCCGGCCGTTCACCACCTCGGCGGCGGAGCGCAGGTCCTCGATCCGGCCGTTGGTGCAGGAGCCGACGAACACGGTGTCGACCGCGATCTCGCGCAGCGGCTGCCCCGCGGTCAGGCCCATGTACTCCAGCGCCTTCTCCGCCGCCTGCCGCTCGCTGGCGTCGCCGAACGACGCCGGGTCGGGCACCTGCGCCGACAGCGGCGCGCCCTGCCCGGGGTTGGTGCCCCAGGTGACGAACGGGGCCAGCTCGGCGGCCTCGACGACGACCTCCCGGTCGAAGACCGCGTCGTCGTCGGTGCGCAGCGTGCGCCAGTACTCGACGGCCGCGTCCCAGCCGGAGCCCTCCGGGGCGTGCGGGCGGCCCTTGAGGTACGCGAACGTCGTCTCGTCCGGCGCGACCATCCCGGCGCGCGCGCCGGCCTCGATGGACATGTTGCAGACCGTCATCCGCGCCTCCATCGAGAGCTTCTCGACGGCCTCGCCGCGGTACTCGATCACGTAGCCCTGCCCGCCGCCGGTGCCGATGCGGGCGATGATGGCGAGGATCAGGTCCTTGGCGGTGACGCCGTCGGGCAGCTCGCCGTTGACGGTCACGGCCATGGTCCTGAACGGGGCCATCGGCAGCGTCTGGGTGGCGAGCACGTGCTCGACCTGGCTGGTGCCGATGCCGAACGCCAGCGCGCCGAACGCGCCGTGCGTGGAGGTGTGGCTGTCGCCGCAGACCACGGTGGTGCCCGGCTGGGTGAGCCCGAGCTGCGGGCCGACGACGTGCACGACGCCCTGCTCGACGTCGCCGAGCGGGTGCAGCCGGACGCCGAAGTCGGCGCAGTTCTTGCGCAGGGTCTCCAGTTGCGTACGCGAGACCGGGTCGGCGATGGGCTTGTCGATGTCGAGGGTGGGGGTGTTGTGGTCCTCGGTGGCGATGGTGAGGTCGGTCCTGCGCACCGGCCGGCCCGCCTTGCGCAGGCCGTCGAACGCCTGCGGGCTGGTCACCTCGTGCAGCAGGTGGAGATCGATGAAGAGAAGGTCGGGCTCGCCCTCCGCGCGCCGGACGACATGGTCGTCCCAGACCTTCTCCGCGAGTGTCCTTCCCATCGCATTCCCATCGTCGTTGATTGCGAACTGCGTGTGCGCATGTCCGTGCCGGTGCCCGCCGGCCCCGTCCGCTCCCTCGCGCCGGACGGGGCCCGGTCCCCCAGGGTGACGCGTTCACCGGAAAATTGAACTTGCGTTTCACAGTGTGAGACGCGAGTATCGTTGCATGGACAACTCTAGCGGCGTCGGCGTACTCGACAAGGCGGCTGTGGTACTGAGCGCGCTGGAGTCCGGTCCGGCCACCCTCGCCGGGCTGGTCTCCGCGACCGGTCTCGCCCGCCCCACGGCCCACCGCCTCGCGGTGGCGCTGGAACACCACCGGATGGTGGCGCGGGACATGCAGGGCAGGTTCATCCTCGGCCCCCGGCTCGCCGAGCTGGCGGCGGCGGCCGGCGAGGACCGGCTGCTGGCCGCGGCCGGCCCGGTGCTCACGCATCTGCGGGACGTCACGGGCGAGAGCGCCCAGCTCTACCGGCGCCAGGGCGACATGCGCATCTGCGTCGCGGCCGCCGAGCGGCTCTCGGGGCTGCGTGACACCGTCCCGGTGGGGTCCACGCTGCCGATGAAGGCCGGCTCCGCGGCGCAGGTGCTGCTCGCCTGGGAGGAGCCCGAGCGGCTGCACCGGGGGCTGCAGGGCGCCCGGTTCACGGCCACGGCGCTGTCGGGCGTACGGCGCCGGGCGTGGGCCCAGTCCGTCGGGGAGCGGGAGCCGGGGGTGGCGTCCGTCTCCGCGCCCGTACGCGGCCCGTCGAACCGCGTGGTGGCCGCCGTCTCGGTCTCCGGCCCGATCGAGCGGCTGACCCGGCACCCGGGGCGGATGCACGCCCAGGCCGTCGTGGACGCCGCCGCGCGGCTCACGGACGCGCTGCGCAGGACGGGCTGAGGCGCGTACCCGTACGAGGGGGGCCCGTACGGGAAAGGGCCCCCCGCGCCGCGGGAGGCCCTTCGAAGTCTGCGCTGGTACCCCCGACCGGATTCGAACCGGCGCTACCGCCTTGAGAGGGCGGCGTGCTAGGCCGCTACACAACGGGGGCCTTTGGACGATCCTCTCCTCGCGATGGAGAGGACCTGTACCCCCGACCGGATTCGAACCGGCGCTACTGCCTTGAGAGGGCAGCGTGCTAGGCCGCTACACAACGGGGGCGAGAACATCTGCAACTGCGTTGCGCTGGGGTACCAGGACTCGAACCTAGACTAACGGAACCAGAATCCGTCGTGCTGCCAATTACACCATACCCCACCAAAACACAACCCCCGTCGCGGGGGCTCTGTTCCGGTGGCCGCCGTTCCCGGCGACGGACAGAACATTACCCGATCGCGGACCGCACTCCAAAACGGGTTAGCGGAGCCGGGCCATGAGGGCGTGCTCGACCAGCGTGATCAGCGTGGACTTGGACTCGGAGCGCTGCCGGGCGTCCGTCCTCAGGATCGGCGTCTCCGGCCCGATCTGCAGCGCCTCACGCACCTCGTCCGGCGAGTACGGCTGATGACCGTCGAACCCGTTCAACGCGATCACGAACGGCAACCCCGAGTTCTCGAAATAATCCACCGCAGGGAAACAATCCGCCAACCGCCGCGTATCCACCAACACCACCGCACCGATGGCACCACGCACCAGATCGTCCCACATGAACCAAAAACGATCCTGACCAGGCGTCCCAAACAGATACAGGATCAAATCCTGATCCAACGTGATACGACCAAAATCCATCGCCACCGTCGTCGTGGTCTTCCCCGACACCTGCGACAGATCATCGATCCCCGCAGACGCCGACGTCATCACCGCCTCGGTACGCAACGGATTGATCTCCGACACCGAACCGACGAACGTGGTCTTCCCCACCCCGAAACCACCCGCCACCACGATCTTCGCCGACGTGGTCGCACGAGCCGGAGAAGAACCGGCCACACCACTAGAGCTTGCGAAGTCCACTGAGCACCCTTTCGAGCAAAGTCACATCTGGCTGGCCCCCCGCGGCTTCGCCGCCGCCCGGCTGGTGGATCGTGACCAGGCCGGCTTCCGCGAGGTCGGCCACGAGGATGCGCGCGACGCCCAGCGGGAGGGTCAGCAACGCGGAGACCTCCGCGACCGACTTGAGTTCATAGCACAGTCGGCAGATGCGCTGGTGCTCGGGGAGCTGGGAAGTGAGGCGGGAGGGGTCGGCAGTGGTCTGCACCAATGCCTCGATGGCGAGCTGGTAACGCGGCCGGGTCCGGCCGCCGGTCACCGCGTACGGGCGCACCAGCCGCGACTGCGGGCTGCGGGCCGCGCGGGCGGCGCCGCGGGCCGCGGCCGCGGGCTGCGGCGCGGGACTGCCCCGGTGCTGCGCCGGGCCGCCGCCGTACGGAGACGGGGACGGGTACTGCGGCTGCCCCGGGGACGGGGGCACGCCGGGGGCGGCGTACGGTACGCCCGGAGCGCCGTGCTGCGGGGGCATCCCGTGCTGCGGCGGCATGCCCGGCCGGTCGGACTGCGGGCCGTAGCCGTATCGCCAGTCCTCACCACCGTGAGGTACCTCTTGGTGCGCTGCCACTGCGTTCCCCTTCCCCGACGGCGTGCCGGAGCGTCACTGCACTCGACGCACCATAGCCCGGCGAGCGTGCAACGTGCATCGGTTGTCGGCTAGTTCAGCAGGCTGCCTTGCAGCTCCGCGCGCAGGTCGGGGGTGAGCACGGCGCCCGCCCGGTCGACCAGCAGAGCCATCTCGTAGCCCACCAGACCGATGTCGCACTCCGGGTGCGCCAGCACGGCGAGGGCCGAGCCGTCGGAGATCGACATGATGAAGAGGAAGCCGCGCTCCATCTCCACCACCGTCTGGTTGACGTAGCCGCCCTCGAAGATCCGCGAGGCGCCGGCCGTCAGCGACGTCAGTCCGGATGCCACCGCCGCCAGTTGGTCGGCACGGTCGCGGGGGAAGCCGTCGGACATCGCGAGGAGGAGTCCGTCGGCGGAGACCACCACCGTGTGCGACACCCCCGGGGTGTTGTCCACGAAATTGGTGATCAACCAGTTCAGGTTCTGCGCCGCCTGGCTCATCGGGCTCACCTAACGCTCCTGATCGTATGTGCCGGGGCCCATGCCCGGTCCGTCGTTCCGCTGCGGCCCCCGCTCGCGGCCCTGCTGGACGCCGCGGCGCAGATTGCTCAGCCTGCCGCGTACGTCCTCCGGGGCCCGGGAGACCTGTGGGCCTCCCAGCGGCGCCTGCTCCGCGGTGCCCTCCACCAGATTCTGGCGGGGCACCCGCCGGGGAAGGCCCGCGGGGGTGACCCCGCCCGCCTTCGGTTCGCGCACCTGCTCGGCGCGCTCCCAGCGTTCGTCGTTCGCCGACCTCCACTCGTCGTCGGCCGGCGCCGGCTCCGGTTCGCCGAAGCCGAAGCCCCCGCGGCCGGTGCCGAGCTGTGCCGTAGATTCCGCTTCCGGTACTGCCGGGCTGTCGTACGCGCCCTGCCCCGTCCAGTGGTTCGACGCGGGGCCGGGCTCTACTTGGCCGTAGGTATCGTACGCGGGCTCCGGCGAGATACCCCCGGGCGTGAAGGCATCCGTACCGGCGGCCTCCGCTTCCGGGTCGTGGAAGCCGGGCGTACGGTCCTGCGCCGCCGCTTCCAGCGCGGCCCTGCGCTCCTCGCGCAGCAGCGAGCGCTGGATGGGGTCGAAGACCCCCTCCTGCCCGCCGAGCGCCGGCATGGCCGGACGGGGCGGCTCGACCTGCGGATACGGGGAGTCGTCGAAGCCCAGCTCGGCCGCACTGCGCGGCCGGCCGCCGCCGAAGCCGTTCCCGGCGGGCTGGAAGGACGGGCGGTCGGCGACGATCCGGGAGACGGTGAACTCGTCGTGCTGCTCGGGCGCCTCGGTGGCGCCGCCGAAGGCGATGGCCTCCGGGAGCATCACCAGCGAGGTGGTGCCCGACTGCTCGCCGGACGGGCGCAACTGCACGCGGATGCCGTGCCGGTCGGCGAGCCTGCCGACCACGAACAGGCCCATGCGCTGCGAGATCGCGACGTCCACGGTGGGCGGGTTGGCGAGCCGGTGGTTGATGTCCGCGAAGTCCTCGGCGGTCAGGCCGATGCCCTTGTCGTGGATCTCGACCATCACCCGGCGGTCCGGGAGCCGGGTGGCGGTGACCCGGACCTTGGTGTGCGGCGAGGAGAACGTGGTGGCGTTCTCCAGCAGCTCGGCGAGGAGGTGCACGAGGTCGGTGACGGCGCTGCCGTGGATCTCGCTGTCGGGCACGCCCTCCAGCTCGATGCGCTCGTACGACTCGACCTCCGAGGTCGCCGCGCGTAGCACGTCGACGAGCGGGATCGCCTCGTCCATGTGCCGGCCGGTGTCCTCGCCCGCGAGCACCAGCAGGTTCTCGCCGTTGCGGCGCATGCGGGTGGCGAGGTGGTCCATGTGGAACAGGTTCTCCAACTGCTCCGGGTCCGCCTCGTGGTCCTCCAGGCCGGAGATCAGCTCGAGCTGGCGCTCGATGAGGCCCTGGTTGCGCCGGGAGAGGTTGGTGAAGATCGCGTTGAGATTGCCCCGCAGCAGCGCCTGCTCGGCGGCCAGCCGGACCGCCTCGCGGTGCACCTGGTCGAAGGCGCGGGCGACCTCGCCGATCTCGTCCCTGCTGTGCAGCGGGATCGGCTGCACGCGGGTGTCCACCCGGCCGGGGTCGGTGCGGGAGAGCTGGTCGACCAGCATCGGCAGCCGCTGTTCGGCGATACCGAAGGCGGAGTTGCGCAGCAGCCGCATGCTGCGGCCCATGGAGCGGGCCATCATCGCGGCGATGACGAAGCCGATGAGCAGCGCGCCGACCGCGATGGCGGCGCCGACGACGGTGTCGCGCTTGGCGGACTCGACGATCTCGTGGGCGTCGGCCACGGCGCGGTCGGCGAACTCGATCTCGACGGTGCGGTACGCGGCGATGGGCACGCTCGTGGCCGCGTACCACGTCTGCGGGGTGATGCCCTGGTCGGCGAGGTCCGCGGGCGTGACGTCCCCGCCGATGCTCGCGACGCCGGCGAGCATCGCGGCGGGCTCCGGCGGCGCGGTGAACTCGCCGCCGCCCCCCTCGGCCTCGCGCTGCGCCTCGGCGAGCCGCTGCTTGGCCTCTTCCTCCTGGTCGGCCAGCGCGTCCTTGAGCATGCGGTTGTCGGCGGCGGTGCTGCCGGTCCTGAACTCGTCGAGGGCGATGGGCTCCAGATAGGCGAAGGAGGCGAGCGCGGTCTTCTCCGCGGCCAGCACCTCGGCCTTCTCCGGCGGGCTGACGAGCAGCTCGGTGCCGATGGAGCGGACCAGCGAGGCGGAGGACTTGGCCAGCGAGATCGCGTACATCGCACGGCCGTAGGTGGTGATGTTGCTGGTGCCCAGGCCGACCTCGTTGGCGAAGGTCATCAGCGGGCGGTACATCTGCGCGTACCCGAGGTGGGTGTCGGTGCCGGCCGCCTGGGGCGTGAACGCCGCCTGGCGCATCGGCTCCAGGTTCTTCTCCTGGTCCCGGAAGGCGTCCAGCCGGCGCTGCAGTCCCGGCTTGTCCGGCATGTCCTCGACCTGCCGGTCGAACTCGGCGGCGGCGGCGTCGGTGGCCTTGCGCGCCTCCGTCACCCGGCTCGCCTCGCGGTCGCCGTGCAGCAGGGGCTGGACGGAGACGTCGCGCTCGGCCATGAGACGCTCTGCGTAGTCGCCGGCGGCCTTGGCGACCTTGGCGGTGTTCTCCGCGTCCTGGGCCTCCTGCCAGGTGTCGACGGAGTTGTTCACCTGGAAGCCCGCGAAGACGATGGCCACGAGCACCGGGATCAGCAGGATCGCGTTGAGCCGGGTCGCCACCCGCCAGTTGCGGGGCGAGAACCGGCTGCCGCTGGGCGGCGGGGCCGGCTGTGCCCCCGCAGGGGGCGGCACCGCCGCGTGCGACGGCGGGCTGAAGTTGCCCCGCGCCTCCTGTGCGGGACCCTTGCTGCTGCGCCTCACCGGACCAACAACCTCTCGGCCTACTCTCGGGTCAGTTCCTCGAATTCCAGCACGCCGCGCGGCACATTCCAAACGCCTGGGGAGGACTTCGTACGATCACGTAGGCACCGTCAAATAGGGCGTAAGCGGCGCCAACCGACAAAGCGCAACCACGGCATCAGCGGAACGGAGTCGACCGCCTGCATCCTGTGCAACGCACCCCCTCAATCTGCTTCCAAACGTTATCAACGCCTCAGGGGCAGGTTGCACCGTACGGTGCAACCTGCCCCTGGCGAAGTCTCCGGCCGCGGCGCGCGGTCCCGGCCGGCCGGCGCGGTCAGCGGAGCCGGGCCATCAGCGCGTGCTCGACCAGCGTGATCAAGGTCGACTTGGACTCGGAGCGCTGCCGGGCGTCGGTCCTCAGGATCGGTGTCTCCGGCCCGATCTGCAGCGCCTCACGCACCTCGTCCGGCGAGTACGGCTGATGACCGTCGAACCCGTTCAACGCGATCACGAACGGCAACCCCGAGTTCTCGAAATAATCCACCGCAGGGAAACAATCCGCCAACCGCCGCGTATCCACCAACACCACCGCACCGATGGCACCACGCACCAGATCGTCCCACATGAACCAAAAACGATCCTGACCAGGCGTCCCAAACAGATACAGGATCAAATCCTGATCCAACGTGATACGACCAAAATCCATCGCCACCGTCGTCGTGGTCTTCCCCGACACCTGCGACAGATCATCGATCCCCGCAGACGCCGACGTCATCACCGCCTCGGTACGCAACGGATTGATCTCCGACACCGAACCGACGAACGTGGTCTTCCCCACCCCGAAACCACCCGCCACCACGATCTTCGCCGACGTGGTCGCACGAGCCGGAGAAGAACCGGCCACACCACTAGAGCTTGCGAAGTCCACTGAGCACCCTTTCGAGCAAAGTCACATCGGGGGTTCCGT from Streptomyces sp. CMB-StM0423 includes the following:
- the leuC gene encoding 3-isopropylmalate dehydratase large subunit yields the protein MGRTLAEKVWDDHVVRRAEGEPDLLFIDLHLLHEVTSPQAFDGLRKAGRPVRRTDLTIATEDHNTPTLDIDKPIADPVSRTQLETLRKNCADFGVRLHPLGDVEQGVVHVVGPQLGLTQPGTTVVCGDSHTSTHGAFGALAFGIGTSQVEHVLATQTLPMAPFRTMAVTVNGELPDGVTAKDLILAIIARIGTGGGQGYVIEYRGEAVEKLSMEARMTVCNMSIEAGARAGMVAPDETTFAYLKGRPHAPEGSGWDAAVEYWRTLRTDDDAVFDREVVVEAAELAPFVTWGTNPGQGAPLSAQVPDPASFGDASERQAAEKALEYMGLTAGQPLREIAVDTVFVGSCTNGRIEDLRSAAEVVNGRQVADGVRMLVVPGSVRVALQAVEEGLDKVFTAAGAEWRHAGCSMCLGMNPDQLAPGERSASTSNRNFEGRQGKGGRTHLVSPQVAAATAVTGRLSSPADLITAEV
- a CDS encoding IclR family transcriptional regulator; translation: MDNSSGVGVLDKAAVVLSALESGPATLAGLVSATGLARPTAHRLAVALEHHRMVARDMQGRFILGPRLAELAAAAGEDRLLAAAGPVLTHLRDVTGESAQLYRRQGDMRICVAAAERLSGLRDTVPVGSTLPMKAGSAAQVLLAWEEPERLHRGLQGARFTATALSGVRRRAWAQSVGEREPGVASVSAPVRGPSNRVVAAVSVSGPIERLTRHPGRMHAQAVVDAAARLTDALRRTG
- a CDS encoding GTP-binding protein; the encoded protein is MDFASSSGVAGSSPARATTSAKIVVAGGFGVGKTTFVGSVSEINPLRTEAVMTSASAGIDDLSQVSGKTTTTVAMDFGRITLDQDLILYLFGTPGQDRFWFMWDDLVRGAIGAVVLVDTRRLADCFPAVDYFENSGLPFVIALNGFDGHQPYSPDEVREALQIGPETPILRTDARQRSESKSTLITLVEHALMARLR
- a CDS encoding DUF742 domain-containing protein; translation: MPPQHGMPPQHGAPGVPYAAPGVPPSPGQPQYPSPSPYGGGPAQHRGSPAPQPAAAARGAARAARSPQSRLVRPYAVTGGRTRPRYQLAIEALVQTTADPSRLTSQLPEHQRICRLCYELKSVAEVSALLTLPLGVARILVADLAEAGLVTIHQPGGGEAAGGQPDVTLLERVLSGLRKL
- a CDS encoding roadblock/LC7 domain-containing protein: MSQAAQNLNWLITNFVDNTPGVSHTVVVSADGLLLAMSDGFPRDRADQLAAVASGLTSLTAGASRIFEGGYVNQTVVEMERGFLFIMSISDGSALAVLAHPECDIGLVGYEMALLVDRAGAVLTPDLRAELQGSLLN
- a CDS encoding sensor histidine kinase, whose amino-acid sequence is MATRLNAILLIPVLVAIVFAGFQVNNSVDTWQEAQDAENTAKVAKAAGDYAERLMAERDVSVQPLLHGDREASRVTEARKATDAAAAEFDRQVEDMPDKPGLQRRLDAFRDQEKNLEPMRQAAFTPQAAGTDTHLGYAQMYRPLMTFANEVGLGTSNITTYGRAMYAISLAKSSASLVRSIGTELLVSPPEKAEVLAAEKTALASFAYLEPIALDEFRTGSTAADNRMLKDALADQEEEAKQRLAEAQREAEGGGGEFTAPPEPAAMLAGVASIGGDVTPADLADQGITPQTWYAATSVPIAAYRTVEIEFADRAVADAHEIVESAKRDTVVGAAIAVGALLIGFVIAAMMARSMGRSMRLLRNSAFGIAEQRLPMLVDQLSRTDPGRVDTRVQPIPLHSRDEIGEVARAFDQVHREAVRLAAEQALLRGNLNAIFTNLSRRNQGLIERQLELISGLEDHEADPEQLENLFHMDHLATRMRRNGENLLVLAGEDTGRHMDEAIPLVDVLRAATSEVESYERIELEGVPDSEIHGSAVTDLVHLLAELLENATTFSSPHTKVRVTATRLPDRRVMVEIHDKGIGLTAEDFADINHRLANPPTVDVAISQRMGLFVVGRLADRHGIRVQLRPSGEQSGTTSLVMLPEAIAFGGATEAPEQHDEFTVSRIVADRPSFQPAGNGFGGGRPRSAAELGFDDSPYPQVEPPRPAMPALGGQEGVFDPIQRSLLREERRAALEAAAQDRTPGFHDPEAEAAGTDAFTPGGISPEPAYDTYGQVEPGPASNHWTGQGAYDSPAVPEAESTAQLGTGRGGFGFGEPEPAPADDEWRSANDERWERAEQVREPKAGGVTPAGLPRRVPRQNLVEGTAEQAPLGGPQVSRAPEDVRGRLSNLRRGVQQGRERGPQRNDGPGMGPGTYDQER
- a CDS encoding GTP-binding protein; the encoded protein is MDFASSSGVAGSSPARATTSAKIVVAGGFGVGKTTFVGSVSEINPLRTEAVMTSASAGIDDLSQVSGKTTTTVAMDFGRITLDQDLILYLFGTPGQDRFWFMWDDLVRGAIGAVVLVDTRRLADCFPAVDYFENSGLPFVIALNGFDGHQPYSPDEVREALQIGPETPILRTDARQRSESKSTLITLVEHALMARLR